The following are encoded in a window of Neomonachus schauinslandi unplaced genomic scaffold, ASM220157v2 HiC_scaffold_1834, whole genome shotgun sequence genomic DNA:
- the LOC110582794 gene encoding epidermal growth factor receptor kinase substrate 8-like protein 1 has product MSTTTGPEAAPKPSAKSIYEQRKRYSTVVMADVSQYPVNHLVTFCLGEEDGVHTVEDASRKLAVMDSQGRIWAQEMLLRVSPDHVTLLDPISKEELESYPLGAIVRCDVVLLPGRSRSLLLLVCQEPERTQPDVHFFQGLRLGAELIREDVQGALHDYRSGRGERRPAALR; this is encoded by the exons ATGAGCACCACCACAGG CCCAGAAGCTGCCCCCAAACCAAGTGCCAAGTCAATCTATG agcagaggaagCGTTACTCCACTGTGGTTATGGCAGATGTTTCCCAGTATCCAGTCAAC CACCTGGTGACTTTCTGCCTGGGTGAAGAGGATGGCGTGCACACCGTGGAGGACGCCTCGCGGAAGCTGGCCGTCATGGACAGCCAGGGCCGCATCTGGGCCCAAGAGATGCTGCTGCGTGTGTCTCCGGACCATGTCACGCTGCTTGACCCCATCTCCAAG GAGGAGCTGGAGTCGTACCCGCTGGGCGCCATCGTGCGCTGCGACGTGGTGCTGCTCCCAGGCCGGAGCCGCTCGCTGCTGCTGCTCGTGTGTCAGGAGCCCGAGCGCACGCAGCCGGACGTGCACTTCTTCCAGGGCTTGCGTCTCGGG GCGGAGCTGATCCGAGAGGACGTCCAGGGGGCTCTGCATGA